One window from the genome of Pseudomonadota bacterium encodes:
- a CDS encoding MFS transporter, with product MSALFFASLGHALMHMLTAMFFVVVLALESAWTLPYAQLLPLWTAGALAVGVCALPAGWLADRWSAPGMLVVMFFGMGAACLLCASAADGRVMGVGLTLLGAFAAIYHPVGIPWLVRAARSERRGLILGANGVFGALGVAASGGVVAVLVERWGWQAAFIVPGAISLAAGIAMGAMLLGGKLPEQTAQRQASPADRSSTDEGTSWLPLAALLIAMFALGFIYQASQAVFPKVFAERVTGPNASATAAGWWITVVYGVAGIMQLAGGWLADRVPLRPLYASAALLQLPLLLLLASLMGMPLVVAATAAVVVSAGAMPAENMLLARHAPPARHGLFFGLKFVLAFGSAPLAVAVAAAVVRWQGSPAPLFFGLALLALLATLAAFTLPAARTPRAAPTPAPAA from the coding sequence ATGTCAGCACTGTTCTTCGCAAGCCTCGGCCATGCCCTGATGCACATGCTCACGGCCATGTTCTTCGTGGTCGTGCTAGCCCTCGAATCCGCCTGGACCCTGCCCTACGCCCAACTACTGCCGCTATGGACCGCGGGTGCCCTGGCCGTCGGCGTGTGCGCGCTGCCGGCGGGGTGGCTGGCCGATCGTTGGAGCGCCCCCGGGATGTTGGTGGTGATGTTCTTCGGTATGGGAGCGGCCTGCCTGCTCTGCGCGAGTGCCGCCGACGGTCGGGTCATGGGCGTGGGCTTGACCCTGCTCGGGGCCTTCGCGGCGATCTACCACCCCGTCGGCATTCCGTGGCTAGTGCGCGCGGCGCGATCGGAGCGGCGCGGCCTGATCCTCGGCGCCAACGGCGTGTTCGGCGCCCTCGGCGTGGCGGCGAGCGGTGGCGTCGTCGCAGTGCTCGTCGAGCGCTGGGGCTGGCAAGCCGCCTTCATCGTGCCCGGGGCGATCAGCCTGGCCGCTGGCATCGCCATGGGTGCGATGCTCCTGGGCGGCAAGTTGCCGGAGCAGACCGCGCAACGCCAAGCGTCGCCTGCAGATCGATCGAGCACGGACGAGGGGACGTCATGGCTGCCCCTGGCGGCGCTGCTGATCGCGATGTTCGCCCTTGGTTTCATCTACCAGGCGAGTCAGGCGGTGTTCCCGAAGGTCTTCGCCGAACGGGTGACCGGCCCGAACGCGTCCGCAACGGCTGCGGGCTGGTGGATCACCGTCGTCTACGGGGTGGCGGGGATCATGCAGCTGGCGGGAGGATGGCTCGCCGATCGCGTGCCCCTGCGCCCCCTGTACGCCTCCGCAGCCCTCCTGCAGCTGCCGCTCTTGCTGCTGCTGGCCTCGCTGATGGGGATGCCGTTGGTGGTGGCCGCGACGGCGGCGGTGGTGGTCTCCGCCGGCGCCATGCCGGCCGAGAACATGTTGCTGGCCCGGCACGCACCACCGGCCCGGCACGGGCTGTTCTTCGGGCTGAAGTTCGTGCTCGCCTTCGGCAGCGCGCCGTTGGCCGTGGCCGTGGCGGCAGCGGTGGTGCGCTGGCAGGGATCGCCCGCGCCGCTATTCTTCGGCCTCGCCCTGCTCGCGCTGCTGGCGACCCTCGCCGCCTTCACCCTGCCCGCGGCGCGGACGCCGCGAGCAGCGCCGACGCCCGCCCCTGCGGCCTGA
- a CDS encoding N-acetylmuramoyl-L-alanine amidase — translation MTEATSANAGWVSRVQGRATAFVAIIAIAATLSACGTSTYVLREQPSTNQDGRVRHLILHYTSEDTDESLRLLTQPSSNPVSSHYLVDRPDGRRGNVRVYRLVPESARAWHAGRSHWLGETALNASSIGIEIVNESACTPQETLEGCAFTPYPPEQIDAVIALCQEILARHPDIEPWRVLAHSDIAPSRRVDPGPQFPWRALHEAGVGAWYDEDAAERWRGRFEANAPSLPTLQRALIAWGFDLEPTGAPDDATRDAVRALQLHFRPTRHDGRIDTDTSAILFALLERYRPQTLDTLR, via the coding sequence ATGACAGAGGCTACCAGTGCAAACGCGGGTTGGGTAAGTCGGGTCCAGGGCAGGGCGACCGCCTTCGTCGCCATCATCGCGATCGCCGCCACCTTAAGTGCTTGTGGCACGTCTACCTACGTCCTGCGCGAACAACCCTCGACTAATCAGGATGGCCGCGTGCGCCACCTGATCCTGCACTACACCAGCGAAGACACCGACGAATCGCTCCGCCTGCTGACGCAGCCGTCATCCAACCCTGTGAGCTCGCACTACCTGGTCGACCGCCCTGACGGTCGGCGCGGCAACGTTCGGGTCTACCGCCTGGTGCCGGAGTCTGCGCGCGCTTGGCACGCCGGGCGCAGCCATTGGTTGGGCGAGACGGCGTTGAACGCCAGTTCGATCGGGATCGAGATAGTGAACGAGTCGGCGTGCACCCCGCAGGAGACCCTCGAGGGCTGCGCCTTCACCCCGTACCCGCCGGAGCAGATCGACGCCGTGATCGCCCTGTGCCAGGAGATCCTGGCACGTCACCCGGATATCGAGCCCTGGCGCGTGCTCGCTCACTCCGATATCGCGCCCTCGCGCAGGGTGGATCCCGGCCCACAATTCCCCTGGCGGGCGCTCCACGAGGCCGGCGTCGGTGCCTGGTACGACGAGGACGCGGCCGAGCGTTGGCGCGGACGCTTCGAAGCCAATGCCCCGTCACTGCCAACACTCCAGCGCGCCCTCATCGCGTGGGGCTTCGATCTCGAGCCGACCGGAGCGCCGGACGATGCCACCCGCGACGCAGTGCGCGCCCTACAGCTACACTTCCGGCCGACCCGCCACGACGGACGCATCGACACGGACACCAGCGCCATCCTATTCGCCCTCCTCGAACGCTACCGACCCCAAACGCTGGACACCCTCAGGTAG
- a CDS encoding MFS transporter, producing MLLAAILGSSIAFVEGSVVGLALPRIQAWFGVDSMALQWVSNGYLLLLGACMLPGGIAGDRFGLRRVFVLGTVLFSVGAILCALAPSFSILLAARALQGLGGALLVPNSLALISVHYPVDARAEAIGRWAGAAALTTAAGPVLGGVLVDELGWRSVFLVVVPVACAAIAVTLLRVPPARPASNQTIDWLSAALLVLGLGLALLSLTRAAEGAGGSVEVVTAGLGGMLLVAFWRRQRRASAPMLPPALLANRAFVGANLVTALLYAGLGAALYFLPFQLIQGLGYSATQAGAALLPFTLIIGFGSGAAGRLMGRLGTRTLLVAGPVLAGVGLGLLAASGAEGGFVWGVLPGVTALGVGMALSVAPLTAAVMAAVDDESAGVASGINNTASRLAGLLAVALATVLAVTVFRGSLATQLANLALPGAVRIDLLGEAGRLADLPVPEALPAALRVQVAQAVTDAFTAAFRWIMALCAVAAGCAAVVSALTLREGSPT from the coding sequence GTGCTACTGGCCGCGATCCTCGGCTCCAGTATCGCGTTCGTGGAAGGGTCCGTGGTCGGCCTTGCGCTGCCCCGCATCCAGGCCTGGTTCGGCGTCGACTCGATGGCCCTGCAGTGGGTGTCCAACGGCTATCTCCTACTGCTAGGGGCCTGCATGTTGCCCGGGGGAATCGCCGGTGATCGCTTCGGGCTGCGACGCGTGTTCGTGCTCGGGACGGTCCTCTTCAGCGTGGGTGCGATCCTGTGCGCGCTCGCGCCGAGCTTCTCGATCCTGTTAGCTGCGCGCGCGCTGCAAGGCCTGGGCGGTGCTTTGCTCGTGCCCAACAGTCTGGCGCTGATCAGTGTGCACTACCCGGTGGATGCCCGTGCCGAAGCCATCGGTCGCTGGGCTGGGGCGGCGGCGCTGACCACGGCCGCAGGCCCCGTGCTCGGTGGCGTGCTGGTGGATGAACTCGGGTGGCGATCGGTGTTCCTGGTGGTCGTGCCCGTCGCCTGCGCCGCGATCGCCGTGACCCTGCTGCGGGTGCCGCCCGCACGCCCCGCCTCCAACCAAACGATCGACTGGCTGAGCGCAGCACTGCTGGTGCTTGGGCTCGGGCTGGCGCTGCTCAGTCTGACGCGCGCAGCTGAGGGTGCCGGCGGCTCAGTCGAGGTGGTCACCGCTGGGCTCGGGGGTATGTTGCTGGTGGCGTTCTGGCGACGTCAGCGCCGAGCATCGGCGCCGATGCTGCCACCGGCCTTGCTCGCCAACCGTGCCTTCGTCGGTGCCAATCTGGTGACTGCCTTGCTCTACGCAGGTCTCGGCGCGGCGCTGTACTTCCTGCCGTTTCAGCTCATTCAGGGGCTGGGGTACAGCGCGACTCAGGCGGGGGCGGCTTTGCTGCCGTTCACCTTGATCATCGGCTTCGGATCCGGTGCCGCCGGGCGCCTGATGGGACGCTTAGGCACGCGAACCTTGCTGGTCGCGGGGCCTGTCCTGGCCGGCGTGGGCTTGGGTTTGCTCGCCGCGAGCGGTGCCGAGGGTGGGTTCGTGTGGGGCGTGTTGCCTGGGGTGACCGCGCTCGGCGTGGGGATGGCGTTGAGTGTCGCACCGCTCACGGCAGCGGTGATGGCGGCGGTGGACGACGAGTCGGCGGGCGTTGCCTCTGGCATCAACAACACCGCCTCGCGCCTGGCGGGCTTGCTAGCGGTAGCGCTCGCCACGGTGTTGGCGGTGACCGTGTTCCGCGGCAGTCTTGCCACCCAACTGGCAAACCTCGCGCTGCCGGGCGCGGTTCGCATCGACCTGCTGGGCGAGGCGGGGCGGTTGGCGGACCTTCCCGTGCCGGAAGCACTACCGGCTGCGCTGAGGGTGCAGGTGGCGCAAGCGGTGACGGACGCGTTCACGGCGGCCTTCCGCTGGATCATGGCCTTGTGTGCCGTCGCCGCGGGGTGCGCAGCGGTGGTTAGCGCCCTCACCTTACGCGAGGGATCGCCTACCTGA
- a CDS encoding aminotransferase class I/II-fold pyridoxal phosphate-dependent enzyme, translated as MRTPETMRRAVVENLASAEPYCPSRGIFPAREAVVLQHQNRGVMDVTADDVFMGNGVSELIDLTLRAMLNSGDEVLVPSPDYPLWTAAVNLNGGRAVHYPCRPERGFEPDASELEALITPRTRAMVVINPNNPSGAVYSRETLEQLAALAERHHLVLMCDEVYDQIVYGDAQFVPMATLVRDTLCATYSGLSKVYRACGYRVGWVALSGNRDGAAHYLEAMETLASLRLCSNVPGQWAVQTALGGHQSIHQLTAPGGRLYESRQAVIEAVSASDALDIQAPAGAIYAFLRVRDDVVPSFDDEAFAMELLEQQHVLVVPGSSFNFPQRDHLRITLLPDREMLEDVFRRIHEVLGSWRG; from the coding sequence TTGCGCACCCCGGAGACCATGCGCCGTGCGGTGGTGGAGAACCTCGCCTCCGCAGAGCCCTACTGCCCCTCGCGCGGCATCTTCCCTGCCCGCGAGGCAGTGGTCTTGCAGCACCAGAATCGCGGCGTGATGGATGTCACTGCGGACGATGTCTTCATGGGCAACGGCGTCAGCGAGCTGATCGACCTCACCCTGCGCGCCATGCTCAACAGCGGCGATGAGGTGCTGGTGCCGAGCCCCGACTATCCCCTGTGGACCGCGGCAGTGAACCTCAACGGTGGCCGTGCCGTGCACTACCCCTGTCGGCCGGAGCGAGGCTTCGAGCCCGACGCGAGCGAACTCGAGGCGTTGATCACGCCGCGTACGCGCGCCATGGTGGTGATCAACCCCAACAACCCCAGCGGCGCGGTGTACTCGCGCGAGACCCTCGAGCAGCTGGCGGCCCTGGCCGAGCGTCACCATCTCGTGCTGATGTGTGACGAGGTGTACGACCAGATCGTCTACGGCGATGCGCAGTTCGTGCCGATGGCCACCCTGGTGCGCGACACGCTGTGCGCCACCTACAGCGGCCTGTCGAAGGTGTATCGGGCGTGTGGCTATCGCGTTGGTTGGGTGGCCCTCAGCGGCAACCGCGACGGTGCCGCACACTACCTGGAGGCGATGGAGACCTTGGCGAGCTTGCGCCTGTGCAGCAACGTGCCGGGGCAGTGGGCCGTGCAAACCGCCTTAGGGGGACACCAGAGCATTCACCAGCTCACCGCGCCCGGCGGGCGTTTGTACGAGAGTCGCCAGGCGGTGATCGAGGCTGTGTCCGCCAGCGATGCGTTGGATATTCAAGCGCCGGCCGGGGCCATCTACGCCTTCCTTCGCGTGCGCGACGATGTGGTGCCGAGCTTCGACGACGAGGCCTTCGCCATGGAGCTACTGGAGCAGCAGCACGTGCTGGTGGTGCCGGGCTCGAGCTTCAATTTCCCCCAACGCGATCACCTGCGCATCACCCTGTTGCCCGACCGGGAGATGCTCGAAGACGTATTCCGCCGCATTCACGAGGTGCTCGGGAGCTGGCGCGGATGA
- a CDS encoding M48 family metallopeptidase — translation MDDASSAVSCLLFGPDLPPAGEAATVAVAGDGILLRRAEGGATRRIEANLLTLRRVGFDERGLELAWRDLEHPDHPAYACHVLDPDCAKHVLHALPQSLRADQDEVRRYDQRQALKRRAGLTTVGLFIALPLVLLMAFVLHIDKLAGVIVDRIPISQELALARRYIEDFDADPNLRRTGNRHRVITGVLDRLLAHDAAYDYTLYIANDSQINAYALPGGVIVVNDGLLDAAANVEEAAGVLAHEIQHVELRHGLRGVVKEAGLALVVTLITGDTSATLAGEAGQRLIGLKFSRDAERQADLTGFDRLVSVGVDPDGMASFFDTLAREKGAGQAEFLSTHPASEQRALALRARLDEVDRTALRPFDGIDVWPPERAP, via the coding sequence ATGGACGACGCCTCGTCCGCCGTCTCCTGCCTGCTGTTCGGCCCGGACCTGCCGCCCGCAGGCGAGGCGGCGACGGTGGCGGTGGCGGGCGATGGCATCCTCTTGCGTCGGGCCGAAGGCGGGGCCACCAGGCGCATCGAGGCGAACCTGCTCACCCTGCGCCGAGTGGGCTTCGATGAGCGGGGCCTGGAGCTCGCCTGGCGCGATCTCGAGCACCCGGATCACCCCGCCTACGCCTGCCACGTGCTGGACCCGGATTGCGCAAAACACGTATTGCATGCGCTGCCGCAGAGCCTCCGGGCCGACCAAGATGAGGTTCGTCGCTACGATCAGCGCCAGGCCCTGAAGCGGCGGGCGGGGCTCACCACCGTGGGCCTGTTCATCGCCCTGCCGCTGGTCCTGCTAATGGCGTTCGTGTTGCACATCGACAAGCTGGCCGGCGTCATCGTCGACCGAATCCCTATTTCTCAGGAGCTTGCGCTCGCCCGCCGTTACATCGAGGACTTCGATGCCGATCCCAATTTGCGACGCACAGGAAATCGTCATCGTGTGATCACGGGTGTGCTCGATCGCCTGCTCGCGCACGACGCCGCTTATGACTACACGCTGTACATCGCAAACGATTCGCAGATCAACGCCTATGCCTTGCCAGGGGGGGTGATCGTGGTGAACGATGGCCTCCTGGACGCTGCGGCAAACGTTGAGGAAGCGGCCGGCGTGCTGGCCCACGAGATCCAGCACGTGGAGCTCCGCCACGGCTTGCGCGGCGTTGTGAAGGAGGCGGGGCTGGCCCTCGTGGTCACGCTGATCACCGGGGACACCAGTGCCACGTTGGCCGGCGAGGCGGGCCAGCGGTTGATCGGCCTCAAGTTCTCGCGGGACGCGGAACGCCAGGCGGATCTAACGGGGTTCGATCGCCTCGTGAGTGTCGGCGTCGATCCGGACGGGATGGCCAGCTTCTTCGACACACTGGCGCGGGAGAAGGGCGCTGGGCAGGCCGAGTTCTTGTCCACCCATCCGGCCAGCGAGCAACGCGCGCTAGCGCTTCGCGCTCGGCTCGACGAGGTGGATCGCACGGCGTTGCGCCCCTTCGACGGAATCGATGTCTGGCCACCGGAGCGCGCGCCGTGA
- a CDS encoding alpha/beta fold hydrolase: MKLPRALLISIVSLWLNSLHRVAPNRARRQALRIFCSPTKRSPPAPRHGPLLASAERRTMRLPGREENAVVTYRWSSPDADPAQVRPLVMLAHGWESCVGRLADWIGPLHAAGYDVVGVDAPAHGESEGGELTAIDYSRAMQMLASREPVAAVIGHSFGGLCAALAVGAVGLDAPLQAERLVLIAAPLSVQSLTHRYAQILSLRPALFEDVVSLIEERTGVALECFDAAKALAGASQSLLVVHDTRDEEVPYADGEALASALGHAELYTTTGLGHRQVARNSHVIRYVVQQLQQSKALQAQASA; the protein is encoded by the coding sequence ATGAAGCTGCCGCGCGCGCTGCTGATCAGTATCGTCAGTCTCTGGCTCAACAGCCTGCATCGGGTGGCGCCCAACCGGGCGCGACGCCAGGCGCTAAGGATCTTTTGCTCGCCGACCAAGCGCAGTCCCCCGGCGCCGCGCCACGGCCCGCTCTTGGCGAGCGCCGAGCGTAGGACCATGCGTCTGCCCGGGCGGGAGGAGAACGCGGTGGTGACCTATCGCTGGTCTTCACCCGATGCCGATCCAGCGCAGGTGCGGCCGCTGGTCATGCTGGCCCACGGGTGGGAGTCCTGCGTCGGGCGCCTCGCCGACTGGATCGGACCGCTGCACGCGGCGGGCTACGATGTGGTCGGCGTCGACGCGCCGGCGCACGGCGAATCCGAGGGCGGCGAGCTCACCGCGATCGACTACTCACGTGCCATGCAGATGCTGGCCTCGCGCGAGCCCGTGGCCGCCGTGATCGGGCATTCCTTCGGCGGCCTGTGCGCGGCCCTGGCCGTGGGTGCCGTCGGCCTGGACGCCCCCTTGCAGGCGGAGCGTTTGGTGCTGATCGCGGCGCCCCTCAGTGTGCAGTCACTCACCCACCGCTACGCGCAGATCCTCTCCCTGCGTCCGGCCCTGTTCGAGGACGTGGTGAGCTTGATCGAAGAGCGTACGGGCGTGGCCCTCGAGTGCTTCGATGCGGCCAAAGCCCTCGCCGGCGCATCTCAGTCACTACTGGTGGTGCACGATACCCGTGATGAAGAGGTGCCCTACGCCGATGGGGAAGCCCTGGCGAGCGCCCTCGGCCACGCCGAGCTCTACACCACCACCGGGCTCGGCCATCGCCAGGTGGCGCGCAACTCACACGTGATCCGATACGTAGTCCAACAACTACAGCAGTCCAAGGCGCTCCAGGCTCAAGCCAGCGCCTGA
- a CDS encoding pyridoxal-dependent decarboxylase, which translates to MERATPEQPDFLARAKELLAEGFVHLPSVASTGLAKYEQDALLEAAERLQDNYPYHHPLYVGQMLKPPHPLARNAYALAMCLNPNNHALDGGRASSRMEREAVAGLANMFGWDEHLGHLCGGGTMANFEALWVAREESRSRHGVAGAVAASAQAHYTHERLSSVLDRPFVKIDVDAAGRMSIPSLERALEAASQTIDTVVVTLGTTAAGAIDPLPAVLALRERYGFRIHVDAAYGGYFTLADGISAYARAAFDAIRAVDSVVIDPHKHGLQPYGCGCVLFRDPTVGRHYRHDSPYTYFSSDELHLGEISLECSRAGAAAVALWTTMRAMPLEREGDFACGLEACLSAARRLYKHCQQHPRLAPIFAPELDLLVVAVKSPTAAESSTLAQEIFDEAAACDLHLAVVRVPRALALRAEAVTDWQDEETILCLRFCTMKPEHLPWLEQIRKRLDGAVTTVFERAAQTESLQAQVR; encoded by the coding sequence GTGGAAAGAGCAACGCCTGAGCAACCGGATTTCCTCGCCCGCGCGAAGGAACTGCTGGCAGAAGGATTTGTCCACTTACCGAGCGTAGCGTCTACGGGCCTCGCCAAATACGAGCAGGACGCGCTGCTCGAAGCGGCGGAACGGCTGCAGGACAATTATCCCTACCATCATCCGCTCTACGTAGGGCAGATGCTCAAGCCACCCCACCCGCTGGCGCGCAATGCCTACGCGCTCGCCATGTGCCTCAATCCGAACAATCACGCCCTCGATGGGGGGCGCGCCAGTTCGCGCATGGAGCGCGAGGCGGTGGCGGGCCTAGCAAATATGTTCGGTTGGGATGAGCATCTTGGCCACCTCTGCGGTGGCGGCACGATGGCGAACTTCGAGGCCCTCTGGGTCGCTCGCGAGGAATCGCGAAGCCGTCATGGCGTCGCGGGCGCGGTCGCGGCGTCGGCGCAAGCGCATTACACGCACGAGCGCCTGAGCAGCGTGCTCGATCGCCCCTTCGTGAAGATCGATGTGGACGCTGCGGGACGCATGTCGATTCCGTCGCTCGAGCGCGCCCTGGAGGCCGCCTCGCAGACCATCGATACGGTGGTGGTGACGCTCGGTACCACTGCGGCCGGCGCCATAGATCCCTTGCCAGCCGTGCTGGCGCTGCGCGAGCGCTACGGCTTCCGGATCCACGTCGACGCCGCCTACGGGGGCTACTTCACGCTCGCCGACGGCATCAGCGCCTACGCGCGAGCCGCCTTCGATGCGATCCGCGCGGTCGACTCGGTGGTGATCGATCCGCACAAGCACGGTCTGCAACCTTACGGCTGTGGCTGTGTGCTGTTTCGTGATCCTACGGTGGGGCGCCACTACCGCCACGACTCGCCCTACACCTATTTCAGTTCCGACGAACTACACCTCGGCGAAATCTCCCTGGAGTGCTCCCGGGCCGGCGCTGCCGCCGTTGCCCTCTGGACCACCATGCGCGCCATGCCGTTGGAGCGCGAGGGCGACTTCGCGTGCGGGTTGGAGGCCTGTCTGTCCGCCGCTCGACGCTTGTACAAGCATTGCCAACAGCATCCGCGTCTGGCGCCGATCTTCGCGCCCGAGCTGGATCTGCTAGTGGTGGCGGTCAAGTCGCCGACGGCCGCGGAGAGTTCCACGCTGGCCCAGGAGATCTTCGACGAAGCGGCGGCCTGCGACCTGCACCTCGCGGTGGTGCGCGTGCCGCGGGCCCTCGCCCTTCGCGCCGAGGCGGTGACGGACTGGCAGGACGAAGAGACGATTCTGTGCCTGCGCTTTTGCACCATGAAGCCCGAGCACCTGCCGTGGTTGGAGCAGATCCGCAAGCGCCTGGACGGTGCCGTCACCACCGTGTTCGAGCGCGCCGCGCAGACCGAGTCCCTGCAAGCCCAAGTGCGCTGA
- a CDS encoding efflux RND transporter periplasmic adaptor subunit, producing the protein MPSVPTLASCGRRSFTALVITSCSLLAGCSLEDVLGGPGGSREAPPPPAVTVATPLVEQIVDWDEYTGRLAAIDRVEVRARVSGYLDSSAFDEGQFVAEGDPLFVVDPRPYQAVLDAAEAERKRAQSALDLARIELDRAERLLRSNAGSAELRDTRSAEFQQATAALEAAVASVASARLDVQFTTVRAPIAGRVGRKLVTEGNLVTGGASGATLLTTIVSLDPVHFYFTADESAYLKYARLAREGKRPSSRTTANPVQLKLADEASFVHEGRMDFVDNEVDQATGTIQGRAIFDNADQLLTPGLFARIRLLGRGPYEALLVPEIAIGADQSRRFVFVLSEDELPERRYIELGRTLGDMRIVASGITPEDRVIVNGVQRVRGNSPVTVENTELAPLDPAVAGRVGSEAR; encoded by the coding sequence ATGCCATCTGTACCGACGCTAGCCTCCTGCGGCCGTCGTTCGTTCACCGCGCTCGTCATCACCTCGTGCTCGCTGCTGGCGGGGTGTTCCCTGGAAGATGTGTTGGGCGGCCCTGGCGGCTCCCGCGAGGCGCCACCGCCGCCCGCGGTCACCGTGGCCACGCCGCTCGTCGAGCAAATCGTCGATTGGGACGAGTACACGGGGCGCCTGGCCGCGATCGATCGGGTGGAGGTGCGCGCCCGCGTGAGTGGCTATCTGGACTCATCGGCGTTCGATGAGGGGCAGTTCGTGGCGGAGGGCGATCCGCTCTTCGTGGTCGATCCCAGGCCCTATCAGGCGGTGTTGGACGCTGCCGAGGCGGAGCGCAAACGCGCTCAGTCGGCCCTGGATCTGGCGCGGATCGAGCTCGATCGCGCGGAACGCCTCCTGCGCAGCAACGCGGGCTCTGCGGAGCTTCGTGACACGCGTTCCGCCGAGTTCCAACAGGCGACCGCTGCGCTCGAAGCGGCCGTGGCGTCGGTGGCGTCGGCGCGCCTGGACGTGCAGTTCACCACGGTGCGCGCGCCGATCGCGGGTCGCGTCGGGCGCAAGCTGGTGACCGAGGGCAACCTCGTGACCGGGGGAGCTTCCGGCGCCACCTTGCTCACGACGATCGTCTCCTTAGATCCCGTGCATTTCTACTTCACGGCGGACGAGAGCGCCTACCTCAAGTACGCGCGCCTCGCTCGCGAGGGGAAGCGCCCGAGTTCGCGCACCACGGCGAACCCCGTGCAACTGAAGCTCGCGGATGAGGCGAGCTTCGTCCACGAGGGCCGCATGGACTTCGTCGACAACGAGGTGGATCAGGCGACGGGCACGATTCAGGGGCGGGCCATCTTCGACAACGCCGACCAGCTGCTCACGCCCGGGCTCTTCGCGCGCATCCGACTGCTCGGTCGCGGCCCCTACGAGGCCTTACTGGTGCCGGAGATCGCCATCGGCGCCGATCAGTCGCGCCGCTTCGTCTTCGTCCTCAGTGAGGACGAGCTGCCGGAGCGGCGCTACATCGAGCTAGGGCGAACGCTAGGTGATATGCGCATCGTGGCCAGCGGGATCACGCCCGAAGATCGCGTGATCGTCAATGGCGTTCAGCGGGTGCGGGGCAACAGCCCGGTGACCGTCGAGAACACGGAGCTCGCGCCCTTGGATCCGGCCGTCGCCGGTCGGGTCGGGAGCGAGGCACGGTGA
- a CDS encoding TIGR00266 family protein: MSMDVIDFEIFGDDMQFVEIELDPGEAAIGEAGAMMMMEDGVQMDTVFGDGSQQSQSGGLMDKLMGAGKRLITGESLFTTIYHNESSMKRKVGFAAPYPGKIIPIDLGQMGGTFICQKDAFLCAARGVSLGIAFQRKIGTALFGGEGFIMQRLDGDGMAFVHAGGTLAKRELGPGEVLRCDTGCVVAYQPSVSFDIEYVGKLKSAVFGGEGLFFATLRGPGTVWLQSLPISRLAGRMLAYAPQTGGATKGEGSILGGIGGLLDGDNF, encoded by the coding sequence ATGTCAATGGATGTTATCGATTTCGAAATCTTCGGCGACGACATGCAGTTCGTGGAGATCGAGCTCGATCCCGGCGAGGCTGCCATCGGCGAGGCCGGCGCCATGATGATGATGGAAGACGGTGTGCAGATGGACACGGTGTTTGGCGACGGCTCCCAGCAGTCGCAGAGCGGTGGGCTGATGGACAAGCTGATGGGGGCGGGCAAGCGCCTGATCACCGGCGAGTCGCTGTTCACGACCATCTACCACAACGAATCCAGCATGAAGCGCAAAGTGGGCTTTGCCGCTCCCTATCCGGGCAAGATCATCCCGATCGATCTGGGGCAGATGGGCGGCACCTTCATCTGTCAGAAGGATGCCTTTCTGTGTGCGGCACGCGGGGTCTCCCTAGGTATCGCCTTCCAGCGCAAGATCGGCACGGCCCTGTTCGGCGGTGAAGGCTTCATCATGCAGCGCCTGGACGGCGACGGCATGGCCTTCGTCCACGCCGGCGGCACCCTGGCCAAGCGCGAACTCGGCCCCGGCGAGGTGCTGCGTTGTGATACGGGCTGCGTGGTGGCGTATCAGCCGAGCGTCTCCTTCGATATCGAGTACGTGGGCAAGCTGAAGTCGGCGGTCTTCGGCGGTGAGGGTCTGTTCTTCGCCACCCTGCGCGGGCCCGGCACCGTGTGGCTGCAGTCCCTGCCGATCTCTCGCCTCGCCGGCCGCATGCTGGCCTACGCGCCGCAGACCGGTGGCGCTACCAAGGGTGAGGGCTCGATCCTCGGCGGCATCGGAGGCCTGCTCGACGGCGACAACTTCTGA